Proteins found in one Fulvitalea axinellae genomic segment:
- a CDS encoding FAD-binding and (Fe-S)-binding domain-containing protein, with product MISTPKLQALAAELDGDLFFDDTMRTLYATDASAYRETPTAVAVPATESDIKKLILFAKENGTSVIPRTAGTSLAGQVVGGGIVVDVSKRFKEIIEVNEAEGWARVQPGIVRDVLNIKLKERNLYYGPETSTANRAMIGGMVGNNSCGANSIVYGSARDQLISVKGFLSDGSQTEFTDITVEEFEQKCQGPDSLETSVYRQVREILSAPENQEEIRKEFPKPSIKRRNTGYAIDLLLETEPFTEGAEPFNFCKLIAGSEGTLMFVTELKVKLAPLPPKHKALVCTHFHTIDESLRANIACLAFRPSASELIDKFIMDCTKENIAQRENRFFIDGDPGAILVVEIARDTEEERDRDVAAMIADFKAKGYGYHYPVLYGNDMKKIWALRKAGLGLLSNIPGDAKPAPVIEDTAVDPEDLPEYIREFNVTLDKRGLSCVHYAHAGTGELHLRPIINLKTEEGNEMFHTIADDIAKLVKKYRGSLSGEHGDGRLRGEFIPYMVGEKNFKLIKRVKRAWDPHNVFNPGKIVDTPKMNEHLRYVPGQATPEYDTVFDFTGDEGILRGAERCNGSGDCRKTELSGGTMCPSYMATGDEKHTTRARANVMREALTAKTEGGQLPADEMVKEVMDLCLSCKGCKSECPSNVDLAKLKAEFLQHYYDQKGAPFRAQMIAYTPQANKMAELAPWAYNMVFGNEWLAKPAKKMMGFATERSIPLLHKTTLNKWFDQNGGYVEAPKRKVFLFSDEFTNYNDTPIGITTIKLLTALGYEVEIPKHIESGRTFLSKGFLKKARKVASKNVAMLKDLISEESPLLGVEPSAILTFRDEYKDLLRGQEQKDAEQLAGNVLTIDEFLARELDASRITPDMFHTDKKLIKVHGHCHQKALSSLVPMKKILSAPANYEVHMIPSGCCGMAGSFGYEEEHYETSMAVGELVLFPTVRKQAKDTVICAPGTSCRHQIKDGTGRQALHPVEILWNALTQ from the coding sequence ATGATCTCTACCCCGAAGCTACAAGCTCTGGCCGCCGAACTCGACGGCGACCTTTTTTTCGACGACACCATGCGTACGCTTTACGCCACCGACGCCTCCGCTTACCGCGAGACGCCGACGGCCGTAGCCGTGCCCGCCACCGAAAGCGACATCAAAAAACTTATACTCTTCGCCAAAGAGAACGGCACTTCCGTGATTCCCCGCACCGCCGGGACATCACTGGCAGGGCAGGTAGTGGGCGGAGGCATAGTGGTGGACGTATCCAAACGCTTCAAGGAAATCATAGAGGTAAACGAAGCCGAAGGTTGGGCAAGGGTACAGCCCGGCATAGTGCGCGACGTGCTCAACATCAAGCTCAAGGAGAGAAACCTGTACTACGGGCCGGAAACCTCCACCGCAAACCGCGCCATGATAGGCGGCATGGTGGGCAACAACTCCTGCGGGGCCAACTCCATAGTATACGGCAGCGCCCGCGACCAGCTGATCTCGGTAAAGGGATTTCTCAGCGACGGTTCGCAAACCGAATTCACCGATATTACGGTCGAAGAGTTCGAACAGAAATGCCAAGGCCCCGACAGCCTCGAAACATCGGTGTACAGGCAGGTGAGGGAAATCCTGTCGGCGCCGGAAAACCAGGAAGAGATCAGGAAGGAATTCCCGAAGCCGTCGATCAAAAGACGAAATACCGGCTACGCCATAGACCTGTTGCTGGAAACGGAGCCTTTTACCGAAGGGGCCGAACCGTTTAACTTCTGCAAACTTATAGCGGGATCGGAAGGCACCTTGATGTTCGTTACGGAGCTGAAGGTAAAACTAGCCCCACTCCCGCCCAAACACAAGGCGCTGGTGTGTACGCACTTCCATACCATAGACGAATCGCTCAGGGCCAATATCGCCTGTTTGGCCTTCAGGCCCAGCGCCTCCGAGCTGATCGACAAGTTCATAATGGACTGCACCAAAGAGAATATAGCCCAGCGAGAAAACCGTTTCTTTATAGACGGGGATCCGGGGGCCATATTGGTGGTGGAGATAGCCCGGGACACCGAAGAGGAGCGCGACCGCGACGTGGCCGCCATGATAGCCGACTTCAAAGCCAAGGGCTACGGCTACCACTATCCCGTACTGTACGGCAACGACATGAAGAAAATCTGGGCCCTGCGCAAAGCCGGCCTGGGTTTGCTCTCCAACATTCCCGGCGACGCCAAGCCGGCGCCGGTGATTGAGGACACGGCCGTGGATCCGGAAGACCTGCCGGAATATATCCGCGAATTCAACGTGACGCTGGACAAGCGCGGACTCAGCTGCGTACACTACGCCCACGCCGGCACAGGCGAACTGCACCTGCGCCCCATAATCAACCTCAAGACCGAAGAGGGCAACGAGATGTTCCACACCATAGCGGACGACATCGCCAAATTGGTCAAGAAATACAGAGGGTCGCTCAGTGGCGAACACGGCGACGGACGCCTGCGCGGGGAGTTTATCCCGTATATGGTGGGCGAAAAGAACTTCAAGCTGATAAAGCGAGTAAAAAGGGCCTGGGATCCGCACAACGTATTCAACCCGGGCAAGATAGTGGACACGCCGAAAATGAACGAGCATTTGCGCTACGTTCCCGGGCAGGCCACTCCGGAATACGACACGGTGTTCGACTTTACCGGCGACGAGGGCATACTCCGCGGCGCCGAACGCTGCAACGGCTCCGGCGACTGCCGGAAAACGGAACTTTCGGGCGGTACCATGTGCCCTAGCTATATGGCCACCGGCGACGAAAAACATACCACCCGCGCCCGCGCCAACGTAATGCGCGAAGCCCTGACGGCCAAAACCGAAGGGGGCCAACTCCCCGCCGACGAAATGGTGAAAGAAGTGATGGATTTGTGCCTGTCGTGCAAGGGCTGTAAGTCCGAATGCCCGTCGAACGTGGACTTGGCCAAGCTCAAAGCCGAATTTCTGCAACACTATTACGACCAGAAAGGGGCTCCGTTCCGCGCCCAGATGATCGCCTACACGCCACAAGCCAACAAAATGGCCGAATTGGCGCCGTGGGCCTACAATATGGTATTCGGAAACGAGTGGCTGGCCAAACCCGCCAAGAAAATGATGGGCTTCGCTACGGAAAGAAGCATTCCCCTCCTCCACAAAACCACCCTGAACAAATGGTTTGACCAAAACGGAGGCTATGTGGAAGCGCCCAAGCGCAAAGTGTTCCTTTTCTCCGACGAGTTCACCAACTACAACGACACGCCGATAGGCATCACCACCATCAAACTGTTGACGGCACTGGGTTACGAAGTCGAGATCCCGAAACATATAGAAAGCGGCAGGACATTCCTTTCGAAAGGATTTTTGAAAAAGGCCCGAAAGGTAGCCAGCAAAAACGTGGCTATGCTCAAAGATCTTATCAGCGAAGAGAGCCCGCTACTGGGCGTGGAGCCGTCGGCGATCCTCACTTTCCGCGACGAGTACAAAGACCTGCTCCGCGGACAGGAGCAAAAAGACGCCGAACAGTTGGCCGGGAACGTCTTGACCATAGACGAATTTTTGGCCCGGGAGCTGGACGCCAGCAGAATTACGCCGGACATGTTCCACACCGACAAAAAACTCATCAAAGTCCACGGACATTGCCACCAAAAGGCCCTATCGTCTTTGGTGCCGATGAAAAAGATCCTCTCCGCCCCGGCCAATTACGAGGTCCATATGATACCGTCGGGATGTTGCGGAATGGCCGGGTCGTTCGGCTATGAAGAGGAACACTACGAAACTTCTATGGCCGTGGGCGAGCTGGTACTTTTCCCCACCGTCCGCAAACAGGCCAAAGACACGGTGATCTGCGCGCCCGGCACCAGTTGTCGCCACCAGATAAAAGACGGTACCGGCAGGCAAGCCCTCCACCCGGTGGAAATTCTTTGGAACGCTTTGACTCAGTAA
- a CDS encoding Gfo/Idh/MocA family protein — protein MSDTRRSFVKKSAMAGLGISMLPDFALSKQNDRKKGGKKAGKVRLGFIGVGLRGIQHLSNALKREDIVVPAVCDIDPARIKIAKEMLEKAGHNKTVFYAHRESAWEKMLKEVELDGVIISTPWLWHTVMCVTAMRAGVYAGVEVPATTTMAECWDLVNTYEETGVPCMMLENVCYRRDVMAVLNMVRHDVFGELVHGRCGYLYDMRYEKFNDGKQWYGGGVEFGEKAIAEARWRTQHSVHRNADIYPTHGIGPMAVMMNINRGNRFMSLTSVATKSRGLHEYVVKNGGADHPNAKVRFKLGDIVTSIIKTANGESIIVTHDTNLPRPYSLDFRVQGTRGLWEKDANKVYIDGESKPRKWDESEVWLKKYDHPLWKKYEEEAKKTTYGGMDFFVLHAFVESIKAQSDTPLDVYDAAAWCSITPLSERSIANNGEPQDFPDFTKGQWIKRKPVYPKQDEYFF, from the coding sequence ATGAGCGATACAAGAAGATCATTTGTGAAAAAGTCGGCTATGGCTGGCTTGGGGATTTCGATGTTGCCCGATTTTGCCTTGTCGAAACAAAACGACCGGAAAAAGGGGGGGAAGAAAGCGGGGAAAGTCAGATTGGGCTTTATCGGCGTGGGTTTGCGCGGTATACAGCATTTGTCCAACGCCCTGAAGCGGGAGGACATTGTCGTGCCGGCGGTGTGCGATATTGATCCGGCGAGGATAAAAATCGCCAAGGAGATGTTGGAAAAGGCCGGGCATAACAAGACGGTTTTTTACGCTCACAGAGAATCGGCTTGGGAAAAAATGCTGAAAGAAGTTGAACTTGACGGCGTAATCATATCGACTCCATGGCTTTGGCATACGGTGATGTGCGTGACGGCTATGCGGGCGGGAGTGTATGCCGGCGTGGAAGTCCCCGCTACCACGACTATGGCGGAGTGTTGGGATTTGGTGAACACTTATGAGGAGACCGGTGTGCCGTGCATGATGTTGGAGAACGTATGTTATCGACGTGATGTAATGGCGGTGCTGAATATGGTAAGACACGACGTGTTCGGTGAGTTGGTCCACGGCCGTTGCGGTTACCTGTATGATATGCGTTACGAAAAATTTAACGATGGAAAACAGTGGTATGGCGGAGGGGTGGAATTTGGCGAAAAGGCGATAGCCGAGGCCCGCTGGCGCACACAGCATTCCGTTCATCGCAATGCCGACATCTATCCTACACACGGCATAGGGCCGATGGCCGTGATGATGAATATAAACCGGGGGAACCGTTTTATGTCTTTGACTTCCGTGGCCACCAAATCCAGAGGCTTGCATGAGTATGTGGTGAAAAACGGCGGCGCTGACCACCCGAACGCCAAAGTGCGCTTTAAATTGGGGGATATAGTGACTTCGATAATAAAAACGGCCAACGGGGAGTCGATTATCGTTACGCACGACACGAATTTACCGCGTCCCTATTCACTCGATTTCAGGGTGCAGGGAACAAGAGGGCTGTGGGAAAAAGACGCTAACAAAGTCTACATAGACGGAGAAAGCAAGCCGAGGAAATGGGACGAGTCGGAGGTGTGGCTGAAAAAGTACGATCATCCGCTATGGAAGAAGTATGAGGAAGAGGCCAAAAAGACCACTTACGGAGGTATGGACTTTTTTGTGTTGCACGCTTTTGTGGAATCGATTAAAGCCCAGTCCGATACGCCGTTGGATGTTTATGACGCCGCGGCTTGGTGCTCAATCACGCCTTTGTCGGAAAGATCCATAGCGAATAATGGCGAGCCCCAAGATTTTCCCGATTTTACGAAAGGCCAATGGATAAAGCGCAAGCCGGTCTACCCGAAACAGGACGAGTATTTTTTCTAG
- a CDS encoding family 43 glycosylhydrolase — MRYLTFVIAVLLSACATAKKESVQNIRPTNGNPVVPGYFADPSIFRDDDGTCYIYATTDGYDVGKFTNGPFGVWKSKDFRNWEFFNYPYPDAFPYWSEKHWAPSVTKGPDGRYYMYFVKDGYDCFVVSAESPLGPWKEENAGKPVAPEMFDAEVFKDDDGSYYLVYQGPKKEGKYSIWMGKLKPNMIEFDGEPRMVYQNFDLFEGPGMFKRDGIYYMLYSNGSLSGSYHVNVAYSKGSVWGPYTPHNVKGGPYEPVIKPIPEQNLISTGHNSVLDMDTAYYMVYHRKADPYRKGSDLYRQVAVERLKFDKNGRMISVKPTFKGVNPLGGPLAVDGNLALDKPVKASSVASPVFGPEGVTDQDYRTMWRAAENTYPQTLEIDLGEKKSLKEVRIFFEYMTERYFYRIDCSEDGKEWKLFDDKTKKAELKAPAVSKGRAKARFVKLTITGSTKKNKAPGVWEVFCR; from the coding sequence ATGAGATACCTGACTTTTGTGATTGCGGTTTTGCTCTCGGCTTGCGCCACCGCAAAAAAAGAGAGTGTACAGAATATTAGGCCCACAAACGGCAACCCCGTAGTGCCGGGCTATTTCGCCGACCCTTCCATTTTCCGGGACGATGACGGCACCTGCTATATTTACGCCACCACCGACGGCTATGATGTCGGGAAGTTTACCAACGGACCGTTCGGTGTCTGGAAGTCCAAGGATTTTCGCAACTGGGAATTTTTCAACTATCCGTACCCCGACGCTTTTCCGTATTGGAGCGAAAAGCATTGGGCGCCGTCGGTGACCAAAGGTCCGGACGGGCGCTATTATATGTACTTTGTCAAGGACGGTTACGATTGCTTTGTCGTTTCGGCCGAGTCTCCTTTGGGACCTTGGAAGGAAGAGAACGCCGGTAAGCCCGTGGCGCCGGAGATGTTCGACGCCGAAGTGTTTAAGGATGACGACGGATCTTATTACTTGGTGTACCAAGGCCCTAAAAAAGAAGGGAAGTATTCCATATGGATGGGCAAGCTGAAGCCGAATATGATAGAGTTTGACGGAGAGCCCCGTATGGTCTACCAAAATTTTGATCTGTTCGAAGGACCGGGAATGTTCAAGCGAGACGGGATTTACTATATGTTGTATTCCAATGGCAGTCTGAGCGGTTCTTATCACGTCAATGTAGCGTACAGCAAAGGGTCGGTATGGGGCCCGTATACGCCGCATAATGTAAAGGGCGGGCCGTATGAGCCGGTCATTAAGCCGATACCCGAGCAAAACCTGATTTCGACAGGCCATAACTCGGTGTTGGATATGGATACGGCCTACTATATGGTCTACCACCGCAAGGCGGACCCTTACCGCAAGGGCTCTGATTTGTACCGTCAAGTGGCGGTGGAGCGCCTGAAGTTTGACAAAAACGGAAGGATGATCAGCGTCAAGCCTACTTTCAAGGGCGTTAATCCGTTGGGTGGTCCGCTTGCCGTGGACGGGAATTTGGCCTTGGACAAGCCCGTAAAGGCGTCGTCGGTGGCGAGCCCTGTCTTCGGCCCGGAAGGGGTGACCGACCAAGACTACCGTACTATGTGGCGCGCCGCGGAGAACACTTATCCGCAGACGCTGGAAATAGACCTTGGCGAAAAGAAAAGCCTGAAAGAGGTGCGGATTTTCTTTGAGTATATGACCGAACGCTACTTTTATCGCATCGATTGTTCGGAAGACGGAAAAGAGTGGAAGCTTTTCGACGACAAAACAAAAAAGGCTGAACTGAAAGCGCCGGCCGTAAGTAAAGGTAGGGCAAAGGCCCGTTTTGTTAAACTTACCATCACGGGATCCACGAAAAAGAACAAGGCACCCGGGGTGTGGGAGGTTTTTTGTAGATAA
- a CDS encoding MBL fold metallo-hydrolase: protein MEKLSSKISKVSSVLMIVAMMIFGVNGYAKSKKEVTIQHIRNATLKIDYAGKSILLDPMLGKKHSFMSFVEQNKNLNPTVDLPFSVDKVTKGTDLILLTHTHLDHFDQKAKDFLDKNIPIYIQPFDKDLVEKSKFKNIHVLNSSTKVGNMEIIRTTGVHGPESINEMLGKVSGFVLKAKNYPTIYIVGDCLLDDVIRHNIETYKPDVVVTNSGGAVFMNETILMGAQETVDVAKMAPEATVVATHMESLDHCKVTRKQIRQLAKKEHVSNILTPKNGETLKLR, encoded by the coding sequence ATGGAAAAGTTGAGTTCAAAGATCTCGAAAGTGTCATCGGTCTTAATGATTGTAGCGATGATGATATTTGGCGTTAACGGTTACGCCAAGTCAAAAAAAGAAGTGACTATACAGCATATAAGAAACGCGACTCTTAAGATCGATTACGCCGGAAAAAGCATTTTGCTGGATCCCATGCTCGGGAAGAAGCATAGTTTTATGTCTTTTGTCGAGCAAAATAAAAACTTGAATCCGACAGTGGATTTGCCGTTTTCCGTGGATAAAGTGACGAAAGGCACTGACCTTATACTTTTGACCCATACCCACCTTGATCACTTTGACCAAAAGGCGAAGGATTTCTTGGATAAAAATATTCCGATCTATATTCAGCCTTTTGACAAAGACCTTGTTGAAAAATCAAAGTTCAAGAATATCCATGTCCTGAACAGCAGTACTAAAGTAGGGAATATGGAAATTATCAGGACTACAGGGGTTCACGGTCCTGAAAGCATAAACGAAATGCTCGGGAAAGTATCGGGCTTTGTTTTGAAGGCGAAAAACTACCCGACAATTTATATTGTAGGGGACTGCCTTTTGGATGATGTAATTAGGCATAATATTGAAACCTATAAGCCGGATGTCGTGGTCACGAACTCGGGGGGCGCCGTGTTTATGAACGAGACGATATTGATGGGTGCGCAAGAGACAGTTGATGTCGCTAAGATGGCCCCTGAAGCTACCGTGGTGGCGACGCATATGGAATCGTTGGACCATTGCAAAGTGACAAGGAAACAGATAAGGCAACTGGCCAAGAAAGAACATGTGAGTAATATCCTTACTCCAAAAAATGGCGAGACCTTGAAGCTAAGGTGA
- a CDS encoding SDR family oxidoreductase, whose product MKSLAVIITGGSGGIGRETAIAFAKKNHKVLITGRNEERLKQVADTNPNIHYMVADSADTSSAEAIVGEAVALWGKIDVLVNNVGAGLTSKIEDITAEGVSNVFSVNIVGTSLLTKYSIPYLKKSKGAIINISSAVTSMAIPGISHYGASKAAIDYLTKSWAVELAPDIRVNAIAPGSTESGALTGMMGLSEEQAKVAVEKEAEMTPMGRRGVPSDISGWIVWLADPEAAWATGQVIAVDGGFGL is encoded by the coding sequence ATGAAAAGTTTAGCGGTAATAATAACAGGAGGCAGTGGCGGAATAGGCCGTGAAACGGCTATCGCTTTCGCCAAAAAGAATCATAAGGTTCTGATTACGGGGCGTAATGAGGAAAGGCTGAAACAAGTTGCCGATACTAATCCAAACATCCACTATATGGTAGCCGATAGCGCCGACACCTCCAGCGCCGAGGCTATAGTCGGCGAGGCTGTCGCGCTTTGGGGTAAAATAGACGTGTTGGTAAATAATGTCGGCGCCGGGTTGACATCCAAAATAGAGGACATTACGGCCGAAGGGGTATCCAATGTGTTTTCCGTGAACATTGTGGGCACTAGCCTCTTGACAAAATATTCGATTCCCTATTTGAAGAAATCCAAAGGCGCGATTATAAACATCTCAAGCGCTGTGACAAGTATGGCGATTCCCGGAATCTCGCACTACGGGGCGAGCAAGGCGGCTATTGACTACTTGACTAAATCATGGGCTGTTGAGTTGGCTCCGGATATCCGTGTAAACGCCATCGCTCCCGGCTCCACGGAATCAGGCGCTTTGACAGGAATGATGGGCTTGTCGGAAGAACAGGCGAAAGTTGCCGTAGAAAAAGAAGCGGAGATGACTCCTATGGGCAGAAGAGGAGTCCCCAGTGACATTAGCGGTTGGATTGTATGGCTAGCGGACCCCGAGGCCGCTTGGGCTACGGGCCAGGTTATAGCAGTAGACGGAGGGTTTGGACTGTGA
- a CDS encoding DUF4440 domain-containing protein, whose translation MDTNSKAEDHLHSKEAIREAMDHLIDRATHFDVEALETIYHKDFHTTLVMPDGKVVVYNKREFIEHFAKQAKEGKNQLNTWADWHDFHILGNSAVCVLTRQHSGMNGEEMRLLCNIELRLEDGRWQVLREAIFLRPL comes from the coding sequence ATGGATACGAATTCAAAAGCAGAGGATCATTTGCATTCTAAGGAGGCGATCCGTGAGGCGATGGACCATCTGATTGACCGTGCGACGCATTTTGATGTAGAGGCATTGGAGACGATTTATCACAAAGATTTTCATACCACTTTGGTCATGCCTGACGGTAAGGTTGTGGTATATAATAAGAGAGAGTTTATCGAACACTTCGCGAAACAGGCCAAAGAAGGTAAGAACCAATTAAACACCTGGGCCGATTGGCATGACTTTCATATTCTCGGCAACTCCGCCGTGTGCGTACTTACGAGGCAACATAGCGGTATGAACGGGGAGGAAATGAGACTCCTCTGTAATATTGAGTTACGGCTTGAAGACGGAAGGTGGCAGGTTTTGAGAGAGGCCATCTTTTTGCGCCCGCTTTGA
- a CDS encoding helix-turn-helix domain-containing protein, with product MMVKGKYRHLNLMDRHWIQRCRAKGMSIRQVAKWLGINPSTVSRELRRNDFMGVYTAENAHKLYQARKYLATTNERKGSPARAVLPPMVGRKRFGHDRLLVVWASDDICDQYWRYGRLPYRVYCRIRRKSLYHCGIKPINPTLMRPALRLYVAKYHPKLYRKGLYDDSPKVKKEPEQKTEARPKRSKIRRIYPELRERCA from the coding sequence ATGATGGTAAAAGGCAAATACCGGCACCTGAACCTAATGGACCGCCACTGGATACAGCGATGCAGGGCCAAAGGCATGTCCATACGCCAAGTGGCGAAGTGGCTGGGCATAAACCCGTCGACGGTCTCCCGCGAATTGCGACGCAATGACTTTATGGGAGTGTACACCGCCGAAAACGCCCACAAGCTTTATCAGGCCAGGAAGTATTTGGCTACCACCAACGAAAGAAAAGGCTCGCCCGCGCGTGCCGTACTGCCTCCGATGGTAGGCCGAAAACGTTTCGGTCACGATCGTTTGCTGGTGGTATGGGCCTCCGACGATATTTGCGACCAATATTGGCGCTACGGCAGGTTACCGTACCGGGTATATTGCCGTATTAGGCGCAAAAGCCTCTACCACTGCGGTATAAAGCCTATTAACCCTACGCTAATGCGCCCCGCTTTGCGCCTCTATGTGGCCAAATACCACCCGAAGCTCTACCGCAAAGGCCTCTACGACGACAGCCCGAAGGTCAAAAAAGAACCCGAACAAAAGACCGAAGCAAGACCAAAACGTTCCAAAATACGACGGATATACCCCGAACTACGGGAGAGGTGCGCCTAA
- a CDS encoding S41 family peptidase encodes MNSTLRSVIIFILMAIASCGPKNEGNDSGRGLSEREMTEDFEVFEKIYKRANAGLYKYRSASEIDSAFLSAKRKIGGTTSYRDFYNLIWDAIDFTGSCHNGLTYPDSLERLLNGQKIFFPVPLKRIEDKLYTSSDYQGMPAGSEVLSVNAVPADDFAASISKYTSTDGFNTTGKYAGIGSDWLPYFVYLAFGEQDEFRIKYMDKGTGGIGEKRVEPIAYSGFYKVYKKRVSKSFEERNKGRYSYAFLDKLNAGLLRVSSFGMGGPSKEGHKKYAVFLDSVFNSLKTRKVGKLIVDIRGNGGGNDPNDLLLYSYLTRRKFRENISAHTIFQKVPFPEYYAYDDKKELFEELKEEHSLVNGVRYHQNSSFNKFWEPKENAFRGEVVMLVDPLVASAGSLFASLVKSDASATVIGEETLGGYYGHTGHIPVVYELPNSKLRLKFSIVDIEQDVRKLADQNIGAGVVPDIRVVQTYEDFMNNEDTQLNFAMERLKEF; translated from the coding sequence ATGAATAGTACCCTAAGAAGCGTAATTATATTTATTTTGATGGCGATCGCCTCCTGTGGTCCGAAAAATGAAGGAAACGATTCCGGCCGCGGCCTTTCCGAGCGGGAGATGACGGAGGATTTCGAGGTGTTCGAGAAGATCTACAAAAGGGCGAACGCCGGACTTTACAAGTATCGCTCCGCTTCCGAGATCGATAGCGCATTTTTGTCGGCTAAACGAAAGATAGGGGGGACGACGTCGTACCGCGATTTTTACAATCTGATATGGGATGCGATAGACTTTACGGGCAGTTGCCATAACGGACTGACATATCCCGATTCTCTGGAAAGGCTGCTGAACGGGCAAAAGATATTTTTTCCGGTACCGCTTAAGCGTATTGAGGACAAGCTGTATACGAGTTCCGATTACCAAGGGATGCCCGCCGGGAGCGAGGTACTTTCCGTTAACGCTGTTCCGGCGGATGATTTCGCCGCCTCAATATCAAAATACACAAGTACGGACGGCTTCAATACCACGGGCAAATACGCCGGCATAGGATCGGACTGGCTTCCTTATTTTGTTTATCTGGCCTTCGGCGAGCAGGACGAGTTCAGGATTAAGTACATGGACAAAGGGACGGGCGGTATCGGGGAGAAGAGAGTCGAGCCCATTGCGTATTCTGGATTTTACAAGGTCTATAAAAAGCGGGTGTCAAAAAGTTTTGAGGAAAGGAACAAGGGCAGGTATTCGTACGCTTTTCTTGACAAGCTGAACGCCGGGCTCCTGAGGGTGAGTAGCTTCGGCATGGGAGGCCCCAGCAAGGAGGGGCATAAGAAGTATGCGGTCTTTTTGGATTCGGTATTTAACTCATTGAAAACCCGAAAGGTCGGGAAGCTGATAGTCGATATTCGTGGTAACGGAGGTGGTAACGACCCGAACGACCTGCTTCTGTACTCGTATCTCACGCGCAGAAAGTTCAGGGAGAATATCTCGGCGCACACCATTTTCCAGAAAGTACCCTTTCCCGAATATTACGCCTATGACGACAAGAAGGAACTGTTCGAGGAACTGAAGGAGGAACACAGCCTCGTCAATGGCGTACGCTATCATCAGAACAGCTCCTTCAACAAGTTTTGGGAACCGAAGGAGAACGCTTTCCGGGGCGAGGTGGTTATGCTGGTCGACCCTTTGGTGGCCTCGGCGGGGTCCCTGTTCGCGAGTCTGGTGAAGAGCGATGCCAGCGCTACGGTGATCGGTGAGGAAACCTTGGGTGGGTACTACGGGCATACGGGGCATATTCCGGTGGTCTATGAACTGCCCAATTCGAAGCTTCGTCTTAAGTTTTCGATCGTCGACATTGAGCAGGACGTCAGAAAGCTCGCCGACCAGAATATCGGCGCCGGCGTGGTGCCGGACATAAGGGTTGTACAGACTTACGAGGACTTTATGAACAATGAGGACACGCAGTTGAATTTCGCAATGGAGAGGCTGAAGGAGTTTTGA